Within Amycolatopsis sp. cg5, the genomic segment TTCTAACCGCCCGCAACGCGCACGACCCCTGAGCTGCGGATACGTGAGGCTGGCCACACCTCTTGCTTATACGCACGTATGTTGCGACATTAGGTTGAAACGTCTCGTGACGCCGACCACCCGGTTTGCTTATTTCCGCTGGTGGCGACGTCAAGACCGATTCAGTCACATCCTGTGACAGGTTTCGGTCAGGTAAATTCTTCCTAGCAGCAGGCCAAGTCGGCCAAGCCTTCCCCACCACCCTCCGTTCCGCTCACCGAGTGTGACGGCTTGTTCGGCGTGCACGGGGAATCCGATTTTCGCTAGGAGACCTTGTTGAGTACCGAATTCGAGCCCGCTCGACTCGATGACGTAGAGGAGTTGCTGGCCCTTTTCCGCCTCCAGTACGGCGACAGCTACCCGTTGCCCAGCGGCACCGACCCCGAGATGATGGCCGCCGCGATCGCCAACCCGATCCCGTCCTGGCTGGTGGCCCGCGACAACGGCCGGATCGTCACCACGATCATGGCCGAGATCGCCGCCGAGGACCGGATCGCCAGGACGCAGAGCCTCATCGTCCACCCGGACGCGCGTGGCCGCGGCATGGCGCGCAAGGCGGTCGGCGCGCTCGCCGACCTGCTGCTGACCAGCGGCCACATCGACTCCGCGTACGGGAAGTCCCGCACCTCCAGCACCGCGGCGCAGCGGATGATGCTGAGCAACGACTTCACCGCGCTGGGCGTCTTCCCCAACGCCCACAAGTTCGCCAGCCAGGAGACCGTGCTGCTCACGGTCAAGCACGCCGAGGGTGTGCTCGACCGCCGTCAGCCCGTGTACAAGGTCCCGGCCGAGCTCGAACGGCTCATCGACGCCGTCGAGCACAGCGTCGGCATGCCGGTGCGCCCGGAGTTCGTCCCGGCCACCGACTACCCCATCGCGGGCCCCGACGTCGAACTCGAACTGGTCGACGCGCCGCACTTCGTCGCCAGGACCTTCGACGAGCAGGTGCGCGACCCGTACCGCCGCTACTACCCGCTGCACACCCCCAACATGCTGCTCACCGACGCGAAGGGCACCTTCGAGCTCTACGCGCGGCTCACCAAGCACGACGGCTACGGCACGATGATCGCGGGCACCCCGGACGGCTTGACCGTGGTGCCGTATCTCGGCCAGATCGTGCGGATGCTGAGCGAAGCCGGCGCCGCCTACCTCGAGACGATCGTCCCGCTCTGCGCCTTCGAAGAGCTCAGTGCCTTG encodes:
- a CDS encoding N-acetyltransferase family protein — its product is MSTEFEPARLDDVEELLALFRLQYGDSYPLPSGTDPEMMAAAIANPIPSWLVARDNGRIVTTIMAEIAAEDRIARTQSLIVHPDARGRGMARKAVGALADLLLTSGHIDSAYGKSRTSSTAAQRMMLSNDFTALGVFPNAHKFASQETVLLTVKHAEGVLDRRQPVYKVPAELERLIDAVEHSVGMPVRPEFVPATDYPIAGPDVELELVDAPHFVARTFDEQVRDPYRRYYPLHTPNMLLTDAKGTFELYARLTKHDGYGTMIAGTPDGLTVVPYLGQIVRMLSEAGAAYLETIVPLCAFEELSALLAHGFLPAAMYPAMRRDGDLFQDYVVMARTMQPLDFRGLKIDEAFRPYAEQYIDLWTQRHLDTSGVFR